A single window of Flavobacterium sp. 140616W15 DNA harbors:
- a CDS encoding HAD family hydrolase, with translation MNEVVRYYDVLCNNINERTGSNIDTYEIYYLILNALNLDINKISTDKLELFYKETELLFLKYKPELLYKNIPALFDEITKQGKTINLLSNTAFIKGKTLRKILSHYELENHFNFQIYSDEVGISKPNSQIFQLVFDQANEIKKTTKKEILHIGDNIVADYNGAINFGFDAHLLKL, from the coding sequence GTGAATGAGGTAGTTCGCTATTATGATGTTTTATGCAATAATATAAACGAAAGAACGGGATCCAATATTGATACTTATGAAATTTATTATTTAATCTTAAACGCATTAAATTTAGACATAAATAAGATCTCAACAGATAAATTAGAATTATTTTATAAAGAGACTGAATTATTATTCTTGAAATATAAACCAGAGCTTCTATATAAAAATATCCCAGCCCTTTTTGATGAAATTACTAAACAAGGAAAAACAATCAACTTACTTAGTAACACTGCTTTTATTAAAGGGAAAACATTGAGAAAAATATTATCTCATTATGAATTAGAAAATCATTTTAATTTTCAGATATACTCCGATGAAGTCGGAATTTCAAAGCCAAATAGTCAAATTTTTCAATTAGTATTTGACCAAGCAAATGAGATAAAAAAAACAACCAAAAAAGAAATACTGCATATTGGAGACAACATAGTAGCCGATTATAATGGAGCTATTAATTTTGGATTTGATGCACACCTATTAAAATTATAA